The following proteins are encoded in a genomic region of Paenibacillus sp. FSL R7-0273:
- a CDS encoding glycosyltransferase family 61 protein, whose translation MEEMSGKAKPADTNLCASGFYQDAWEWEASASSGDELRLTSFDFGETAEYEAPKTVETEFHPYLKSYSLQPEGGYIAYIPDGRVWGPSGSILTPEDKLIYDLSQEYDGQLNRMLTAEEHPALHRQKAREHYNLQGTAAALTFCGSHNYFHWLYDVLPRLGMLRILNCPFQTLIMNPNPYGTFVEETLTMFGVAESSVIRTGGDRQIQAELLVVPSLMMNSHYPPWATATLRRFMLPGRDTTLNSPGRIFISRCKASSRRITNENEVIRYLESYGFVPVRLEDWTVAQQIQLFASAEAIVSPHGAGLSNLAFCMKGTVVVEIFHRQHVVPTYWMISNHNKLDYYMMYGQADETVQDRFSGFADFSVDLNLLKQTLGLAGIDQQHVSFEKTIQ comes from the coding sequence GGCAGACACAAATCTATGTGCATCCGGTTTTTACCAGGACGCATGGGAATGGGAGGCTTCGGCTTCCTCCGGAGACGAGCTCAGGCTTACCTCTTTCGATTTTGGCGAAACCGCTGAATACGAGGCCCCCAAAACGGTTGAAACGGAATTTCACCCGTACTTAAAATCCTATTCCCTTCAACCTGAAGGCGGTTATATTGCATACATTCCGGATGGGCGTGTCTGGGGACCCTCCGGTTCTATCCTGACACCTGAAGATAAGCTGATCTACGACCTTTCTCAGGAATACGATGGACAACTAAACAGAATGCTGACAGCCGAGGAACACCCGGCTTTGCACCGCCAGAAGGCCCGGGAGCATTACAACCTTCAGGGGACGGCTGCCGCGTTGACTTTTTGCGGGAGTCATAATTATTTTCATTGGTTATATGATGTGCTGCCGCGTCTGGGTATGCTTAGAATTCTAAATTGCCCTTTTCAAACCCTGATTATGAACCCGAATCCTTATGGAACTTTCGTAGAGGAGACGTTAACTATGTTTGGCGTAGCGGAATCGTCCGTAATCCGTACCGGCGGTGACCGGCAAATTCAGGCCGAGCTGCTGGTGGTGCCTTCCCTGATGATGAATTCCCATTACCCGCCCTGGGCCACTGCTACCCTACGGAGGTTCATGCTGCCCGGACGGGACACCACACTCAATTCTCCGGGCCGCATTTTTATCTCCCGGTGTAAGGCCTCTTCCCGCCGGATCACAAATGAGAATGAAGTAATCCGTTATTTAGAGTCATACGGCTTCGTACCAGTTCGTCTGGAGGATTGGACCGTAGCCCAGCAAATTCAGCTGTTTGCTTCTGCCGAAGCAATTGTCTCGCCGCATGGTGCCGGCTTGTCCAATCTTGCTTTCTGCATGAAGGGAACCGTTGTTGTCGAAATTTTTCATAGACAGCATGTAGTGCCTACTTACTGGATGATCAGCAACCACAACAAACTTGATTACTATATGATGTACGGGCAGGCTGACGAGACGGTACAGGACCGTTTTTCGGGCTTTGCGGACTTCTCGGTGGATCTGAATCTGCTGAAGCAAACGCTGGGTTTAGCCGGGATAGACCAGCAACATGTGTCATTCGAAAAAACCATTCAATAG